The proteins below are encoded in one region of Sulfolobus sp. A20:
- a CDS encoding ABC transporter permease, with product MSLQSLKIIRRNNNLLIGTAIILFFFILTLLSWADIHLITPYNPNQINFDQSNLPPSPSHIFGTDQEGRDVFSRVIAALPIDFFIPYLIVIASLIIGLVIGIISGYYGGLIDEALMRITDIFLAFPGILLALAISEILGTTHLSLRLYFSAIALTIVNWPVYARLTRSQVLQIKSMGYITLAKVAGLGNYYIVRKHILPNLYSTLLVYSTLDLGTIILSYSILAFFGLGAPPPTPELGRMVYDGLSSLPQNWWSSLFPALIITLMALGYSLAGDGLRDVLSSDVGEINNG from the coding sequence ATGAGTCTTCAGTCGCTTAAGATAATCAGAAGAAACAATAATTTGCTTATTGGCACCGCTATAATATTATTCTTTTTCATTTTAACGTTATTATCATGGGCTGATATTCACTTGATAACTCCCTATAATCCGAATCAAATAAATTTCGATCAATCTAATTTACCTCCATCACCATCTCATATATTTGGAACTGATCAAGAGGGAAGGGACGTATTTTCAAGAGTTATAGCTGCCTTACCTATAGACTTCTTCATACCATATCTCATAGTAATTGCATCATTAATCATTGGTCTAGTGATAGGGATTATCAGTGGATATTATGGTGGTCTAATTGATGAGGCACTTATGAGAATTACGGATATATTTTTAGCTTTCCCCGGGATATTATTAGCATTGGCAATAAGCGAGATTTTAGGTACGACACACTTATCGCTAAGATTATATTTCAGTGCTATAGCTCTAACCATTGTGAATTGGCCAGTTTATGCTAGGCTAACTAGGTCCCAAGTACTTCAGATAAAATCGATGGGTTACATAACCTTAGCCAAAGTGGCAGGATTAGGGAATTATTACATAGTTAGAAAGCACATTTTACCAAACCTATATTCAACGCTACTGGTTTATTCAACTCTAGACCTAGGTACTATAATTCTAAGTTATTCTATCCTCGCATTTTTTGGGCTCGGCGCTCCTCCACCAACACCTGAGTTAGGAAGAATGGTCTATGACGGTTTATCATCGCTCCCACAAAATTGGTGGTCCTCTTTATTTCCAGCATTAATAATAACTTTAATGGCCCTTGGTTATTCCTTAGCTGGGGATGGATTAAGGGACGTATTATCCTCAGATGTAGGTGAGATTAACAATGGATAA
- a CDS encoding ABC transporter permease, whose protein sequence is MFYKLIGKRIIEAFFVILGELLIVFYLANVAAPNPASVWAGPEASPAQIQIITELYHLNQPWYVQLYYYILNFFTGKWGISPLYQTPVITLIEEYLPVTLELAIIALILKILIEVPLGVISAIRANGYLDNAIRIIYTILRSAPPFMIALALLLAFAYYVHLFPPSYYMNPILSVHEPKFYVSIGGHKYYIWLIDNMPILNSLLVGDIPAFVSSLQHAILPALSLVLIGFGGVVRLTRNSMLEVLNMEYVKTARAKGLKERIVIFRHALKNSLLPSVTIISIIFSGLMQGSLVVETIFNYYGIGYLVAESLLNLDSPTLIASTVIITIVVVISNLIADISYAFLDPRIRDAI, encoded by the coding sequence ATTTTTTATAAGCTCATAGGAAAAAGAATTATTGAAGCTTTTTTTGTGATACTTGGAGAGTTACTTATTGTTTTTTATTTAGCAAATGTTGCAGCTCCTAATCCGGCTTCCGTTTGGGCAGGTCCAGAAGCGTCTCCTGCTCAAATTCAGATAATTACTGAGCTTTATCACTTAAATCAACCTTGGTACGTTCAACTTTACTACTATATTTTAAACTTCTTTACCGGGAAGTGGGGGATTTCACCATTGTATCAAACCCCAGTGATTACATTGATTGAGGAATATCTACCCGTAACTTTAGAACTAGCTATCATAGCCTTAATACTGAAAATATTAATAGAAGTCCCATTAGGAGTAATCTCTGCGATTAGGGCTAACGGATATCTCGATAACGCTATAAGAATCATATATACAATTTTAAGAAGTGCTCCACCTTTCATGATAGCGTTAGCTTTACTCTTAGCATTCGCATATTATGTTCATCTATTCCCTCCTTCGTATTACATGAATCCTATTTTATCTGTCCACGAACCTAAGTTCTACGTTTCAATTGGTGGTCATAAATATTATATATGGTTAATTGACAATATGCCTATCCTAAACTCCTTATTAGTAGGTGATATCCCAGCCTTTGTATCGTCATTACAGCATGCAATACTCCCGGCATTATCGCTAGTGTTAATAGGATTTGGAGGTGTAGTTAGATTGACTAGAAACTCTATGCTTGAGGTTTTAAACATGGAATACGTGAAGACGGCGAGAGCTAAAGGTCTAAAAGAGAGGATCGTAATTTTTAGACACGCTTTGAAGAACTCATTACTACCATCTGTTACTATAATTAGTATAATCTTTTCTGGACTAATGCAAGGAAGTCTAGTAGTTGAAACGATATTTAACTACTACGGAATAGGATATTTAGTTGCTGAAAGCCTTCTAAATTTAGATTCTCCTACCCTCATAGCTAGTACTGTTATAATTACAATAGTAGTTGTAATTTCTAATCTAATTGCTGATATTTCCTACGCATTTCTAGATCCTAGGATAAGGGATGCGATATGA
- a CDS encoding ABC transporter substrate-binding protein — MRRNKLVLGISKYIIAIIVIIIVIIGAIVGILLISNHSKTNLVTTVSSTTSMTSIPTSSSTIPIATNVSVPSSITVEEAAAPVSVDPATSYDIAGGEIIQNVYQTLVFYNGTNTSSFIGVLAENWTVLNNGTTYVFHLWPFIKFSDGSPLNATDVWFSIYRTMLIDLGISIYVSQGLAVNNGVGFVGTLPNGKTGTIMLPNGIVQAFENAGYSFSSNQTIAMEQAAYDLAYILSHFNVSNQTIQKIMSYPHQAVVVLNPYTVEFNLDYPYSAFLAAISTSAGAIVDPVFVDEHGGVQIDSPNTYLSTHALGSGPYVLETPIGGSYVILNASPNYWASQIPKNMVNPMLETPKIKTIIIDYQTNEAVRILDLQQGKAQISQVDVIQLPELIGSSGLSTLQSEVSKGIYPVVFTSGNTTIYVWGPSAQIDFLAIDAYQYPFNITAVRLAIAHAIDPTVIQQQVYKGFAVSYVGPNDPALPYYNSSIQGYTYNPSLAIKLLTQAGFKLVLPNGTVINPNGKPFPTITLTYQSGSTALQDEALLVQQQLAQIGINVQLNAESAVTIVESYLNPPNSSAYPAFQLAGNFPPVLSPIDPAIYLLSIARLHHGNPAFVDNTTINQLIIEAVRTSNPTQLQQIFNNITLLTLAQAQYVWLDDFLAYTVTSSTIHGLWYSPGLDGMFYADLY; from the coding sequence ATGAGAAGGAATAAATTAGTTTTAGGAATTAGTAAATATATAATCGCTATTATAGTAATTATCATAGTAATAATAGGAGCAATAGTAGGTATACTTTTAATATCTAATCACTCGAAGACTAACCTCGTTACAACAGTTTCATCCACTACTAGCATGACAAGCATACCTACATCATCATCTACCATACCAATTGCTACTAACGTCTCAGTACCTTCTTCCATTACCGTAGAAGAAGCAGCTGCTCCCGTGAGCGTAGATCCAGCTACTAGCTATGATATTGCAGGAGGCGAGATTATTCAAAACGTATATCAGACACTAGTATTCTATAATGGAACCAATACATCTAGCTTCATAGGAGTTCTAGCAGAGAACTGGACTGTACTGAATAACGGTACTACTTATGTATTTCACTTATGGCCTTTTATAAAGTTTAGTGATGGGAGCCCACTAAACGCTACTGATGTATGGTTTTCAATATATAGGACAATGCTAATAGATCTAGGAATATCTATCTATGTTAGCCAAGGATTAGCAGTAAACAACGGTGTGGGATTTGTTGGTACTTTACCAAATGGAAAAACTGGAACTATTATGTTACCGAACGGAATCGTTCAAGCATTTGAAAACGCTGGATACAGTTTTTCGTCAAACCAGACTATAGCTATGGAGCAAGCTGCTTATGACTTAGCGTACATCCTTTCCCACTTCAATGTGAGCAATCAGACCATACAGAAAATAATGTCCTATCCTCATCAAGCCGTAGTTGTATTGAATCCATATACCGTAGAATTTAATCTAGACTATCCATACTCAGCTTTCTTGGCAGCAATATCGACTAGTGCAGGTGCAATAGTCGATCCAGTATTTGTTGATGAGCATGGAGGAGTTCAAATAGACTCTCCAAATACTTATCTATCTACTCACGCTTTAGGATCAGGTCCTTATGTTCTTGAAACCCCTATAGGTGGTTCTTACGTTATACTGAACGCTAGTCCGAATTACTGGGCTTCACAAATTCCAAAGAATATGGTAAATCCTATGCTTGAAACGCCAAAAATTAAGACTATAATCATAGACTATCAAACTAATGAAGCAGTAAGAATTTTAGACCTACAACAAGGTAAAGCACAAATATCTCAAGTTGACGTTATACAATTGCCAGAACTAATAGGTTCTTCTGGTTTATCAACTCTTCAGAGTGAAGTATCTAAAGGCATATATCCAGTAGTCTTCACATCCGGAAATACGACGATATATGTATGGGGACCATCAGCTCAAATAGATTTTCTGGCTATAGACGCATATCAATATCCATTTAATATTACAGCTGTTAGGCTCGCAATAGCCCACGCGATAGATCCTACGGTTATACAACAACAAGTTTACAAAGGATTTGCGGTCAGTTATGTGGGTCCTAATGACCCAGCATTACCTTACTATAACTCGTCAATACAAGGTTATACGTATAATCCTTCTTTAGCAATTAAATTGTTAACTCAAGCAGGTTTTAAATTAGTATTGCCTAATGGGACAGTTATAAATCCGAATGGTAAACCATTCCCTACGATAACTTTAACATATCAGTCTGGTAGCACTGCACTACAAGATGAGGCATTATTAGTGCAACAACAGTTAGCTCAAATAGGGATAAACGTTCAATTAAACGCTGAGTCTGCAGTAACAATAGTCGAATCTTACCTCAATCCTCCAAATTCTTCCGCTTATCCTGCATTCCAATTAGCCGGTAACTTTCCACCAGTATTAAGCCCTATTGATCCAGCAATATATCTTCTATCTATAGCAAGATTACATCACGGTAATCCAGCCTTCGTAGATAATACAACAATTAATCAATTGATTATAGAAGCGGTTAGGACAAGTAATCCAACACAATTACAGCAAATATTTAATAACATAACATTATTAACGTTAGCTCAAGCCCAATACGTCTGGTTAGATGACTTCTTAGCATATACTGTAACGTCATCCACTATTCACGGATTGTGGTACAGCCCAGGATTAGATGGGATGTTCTACGCGGACCTATATTGA
- a CDS encoding MFS transporter: MSKDFTPFDNAPIKNVHYRWTILAALGDYLDAGAIVAGAASVSIWVSYFHLSSILLGLIAALSPNAFAAFIGALVAGPLGDRYGRKAIYTYDLIFYIIGTIIVIASVNPFMLILGYIITGIAVGVDVPTSWSLIAEFSPKRGRGRLMSFTNLFWYIGPIVILLLGVGTYSVGVNSFRILFGSLALVALITWLLRRGLIESPRWSAAKGKEEDVKKAIEQLGVSSPSTSVTSGIENSKPKLSQFAKGFAFIIPLYIMWGIPAGTFGFFLPFFVKDLGISSATGGDLIQILWFITAIMGVILVPMQLSDKVNRRLLYAISAMVCAIAFAIPIALPVKILAVAAANVILFGFGHGMGLWPITRMWSVELFPTEIRNTAQALVWASMRFAIGVWSIFVPTIVSTIGYSAIASVATAFFVANAIIGGLFGPRAEGKTLEEILKEFYGQKIMQK; the protein is encoded by the coding sequence ATGAGCAAAGACTTCACTCCATTCGATAATGCACCAATAAAGAATGTACACTATAGATGGACTATATTAGCTGCCTTAGGTGACTATCTAGATGCCGGGGCGATAGTGGCAGGAGCTGCCTCTGTTTCCATTTGGGTATCCTATTTTCATTTGAGCTCGATCCTCTTAGGCTTGATAGCTGCATTAAGTCCTAATGCTTTTGCTGCCTTCATTGGAGCATTAGTAGCTGGTCCTTTAGGTGATAGATATGGTAGAAAAGCGATTTACACGTATGACCTTATATTCTATATTATAGGTACCATTATAGTCATTGCAAGTGTAAATCCGTTCATGTTAATTTTAGGGTATATAATAACTGGAATAGCTGTGGGTGTAGATGTTCCTACATCATGGTCTTTAATTGCAGAATTCTCTCCTAAAAGAGGAAGAGGTAGATTAATGTCCTTCACCAACCTCTTCTGGTATATAGGTCCAATAGTAATATTATTGCTAGGAGTTGGAACATATTCTGTAGGAGTAAACTCTTTCAGAATACTTTTCGGGAGTTTAGCATTGGTCGCACTAATTACTTGGTTACTTAGAAGAGGACTGATAGAATCACCTAGATGGTCCGCTGCTAAGGGTAAGGAAGAGGATGTAAAGAAAGCTATTGAACAGCTTGGTGTAAGCTCACCATCGACTAGTGTTACTTCCGGCATAGAAAATTCCAAGCCTAAATTGAGCCAATTCGCTAAAGGATTTGCATTTATCATCCCATTATACATTATGTGGGGAATACCAGCTGGTACATTCGGATTCTTCTTACCATTTTTCGTAAAGGATTTGGGAATTAGTAGTGCTACTGGAGGAGATTTAATACAAATACTCTGGTTCATAACTGCAATTATGGGAGTAATACTAGTTCCAATGCAGTTATCAGATAAGGTTAACAGAAGACTATTATATGCAATTTCAGCAATGGTATGTGCGATAGCATTCGCTATACCCATAGCTTTACCAGTGAAGATACTAGCTGTAGCAGCTGCTAATGTCATATTATTCGGCTTTGGACACGGAATGGGTCTATGGCCAATAACTAGAATGTGGTCAGTAGAGCTTTTCCCCACAGAAATAAGAAATACAGCTCAAGCTTTAGTATGGGCTTCAATGAGGTTTGCGATTGGAGTATGGAGTATATTTGTCCCTACTATCGTGTCAACAATAGGTTACAGTGCAATAGCCTCTGTTGCTACAGCCTTCTTTGTAGCTAATGCCATAATAGGGGGACTATTTGGACCAAGAGCTGAGGGAAAAACTTTAGAAGAAATATTAAAAGAATTTTATGGACAGAAAATTATGCAAAAATAA
- a CDS encoding Zn-dependent hydrolase, with protein MIKRVLMFKVGEHGEVPGAEVFWMREFNNWMKLSFYSFLIEDGDEYVLINTGLVRDLTLRNKFLREWAGNDRCKFSFTEDQRIENHLARYNIKLEDISKVVITPVQDYAIGNIDLFDKAKFYFSKRGWFEDVVNPNPSPFLNRDIYLPRYVREYLFEKAWNRIVLIDDDYISENVFVKWTGCHHRSSLSIVINGQKRICITDSAFVARNFEENIPIGIAENIYECLNAYEYLRKTCDIVIPAYDPKNVERFGEKIV; from the coding sequence ATGATAAAGAGAGTTCTCATGTTCAAGGTAGGAGAACATGGAGAAGTACCGGGAGCAGAAGTTTTCTGGATGAGAGAGTTCAACAATTGGATGAAGCTTTCGTTTTACTCTTTTTTGATAGAGGATGGAGATGAATATGTTTTAATTAACACTGGTTTAGTTAGGGATTTAACGTTAAGGAATAAGTTTTTAAGAGAATGGGCTGGTAATGATAGATGTAAGTTCTCCTTTACCGAAGATCAAAGAATAGAAAACCATTTAGCTAGATACAATATTAAACTAGAAGATATATCAAAAGTTGTGATAACCCCAGTCCAAGACTATGCAATAGGTAATATTGACTTATTTGATAAGGCAAAGTTTTACTTCTCTAAAAGAGGATGGTTTGAGGATGTAGTTAATCCTAATCCTTCACCTTTTTTAAATAGAGACATATATTTACCTAGATACGTTAGAGAGTATCTATTTGAAAAGGCGTGGAATAGGATAGTTTTAATTGATGATGATTACATTAGTGAGAACGTCTTCGTTAAGTGGACTGGTTGCCATCATAGGAGCTCGTTATCCATTGTGATAAATGGTCAAAAGAGAATTTGTATAACTGACTCAGCGTTTGTTGCGAGAAACTTTGAGGAGAATATACCAATTGGTATAGCAGAGAATATTTATGAGTGCCTAAACGCTTATGAGTATTTAAGAAAAACGTGTGATATTGTCATACCTGCATATGATCCAAAAAATGTTGAAAGGTTTGGAGAAAAAATAGTTTAA
- a CDS encoding enolase C-terminal domain-like protein produces the protein MRVKDIVLVKANYKPNLEAYPYTKPTDYYEIKGLNPLESAGYNTVSFVKMVTDNNEESIVEVSDMVADIILKLKNVIIGREIDETERIFDLLYRITLPFGRKGIVMMAISAIDLMLWDLKGKETGKPVYKLLGGPTRERIPAYASHLHPTDINELRKEALSYLEEGYQAMKMRLCCGPLDGYKGMERNEELVKAVRDAIGYNVDLMADVWMAWNLKYARRMLKRLERYELSWIEEPLPPDEYHAYKVLSKEIGIPIAAGEHAYTVEEFKLLADYGIEILQPDALWSGGITTLKKVQGLAEAYGLQVIPHTSIPYNLHFLFSCPPHICPMAEFLTKYRWMEDFMVNPPRPKNGYFYLNDKVGFGIEYSLN, from the coding sequence ATGAGAGTAAAAGATATCGTATTAGTTAAGGCGAATTATAAACCAAATCTAGAGGCTTATCCTTATACAAAACCCACAGATTATTATGAAATAAAGGGCTTAAATCCACTAGAGTCAGCTGGCTATAATACGGTCTCTTTCGTTAAAATGGTCACAGACAACAATGAGGAAAGTATTGTAGAAGTTAGTGACATGGTTGCAGACATCATTTTGAAGTTAAAAAACGTAATAATCGGAAGGGAAATTGATGAAACCGAACGAATTTTTGACTTGCTTTATAGAATAACCTTACCTTTTGGCAGAAAAGGGATAGTAATGATGGCAATAAGTGCAATTGACTTAATGTTATGGGATCTAAAAGGTAAAGAGACTGGAAAGCCTGTATATAAATTATTAGGCGGTCCGACTAGGGAGAGAATTCCAGCTTATGCCAGTCATTTACATCCAACTGATATAAACGAATTACGAAAAGAGGCTTTAAGCTATCTAGAAGAAGGGTATCAAGCTATGAAAATGAGATTATGTTGTGGTCCATTAGATGGCTATAAGGGGATGGAGAGGAATGAGGAACTAGTTAAAGCTGTAAGAGATGCTATAGGTTATAATGTAGACCTAATGGCTGACGTTTGGATGGCTTGGAATTTAAAGTACGCTAGAAGAATGTTAAAGAGACTAGAGAGGTATGAGTTAAGCTGGATAGAAGAACCACTACCACCAGATGAATACCATGCTTATAAGGTATTAAGTAAGGAGATAGGAATTCCCATAGCAGCAGGGGAACACGCTTACACCGTTGAGGAATTTAAACTTTTAGCAGATTATGGCATAGAGATTTTGCAACCAGATGCCTTATGGTCTGGTGGAATTACCACTCTTAAGAAAGTTCAAGGATTAGCTGAGGCTTATGGATTACAAGTCATTCCTCACACTAGCATACCGTATAATCTGCATTTCCTATTTTCATGCCCTCCTCACATCTGCCCAATGGCTGAGTTCTTAACTAAATATAGATGGATGGAGGACTTCATGGTTAATCCACCGAGACCCAAGAATGGATATTTCTACTTAAACGATAAAGTAGGCTTTGGAATAGAGTATAGTCTTAACTAA
- a CDS encoding LLM class flavin-dependent oxidoreductase codes for MKIKPELFWVVDYYPESGLSKGEYYEQVVKEIEFAEKLGFQSVWIAEHHFSNYGIVPSTPVFLSHVATRTSKIRIGPAVSTIVFKNPIQVAEEYSLLDVISKGRVNLAMGSGYLKHEFQGFGINPEFKREIFDEGLEIILRAMRGETVTFHGKYFNFENLSINILPLQKPHPPIWIAVLRAEAAYHVGKKGFNLMMIPYATVDKLDDISQVVNSFREGLKSSGLEEKELSLSFHTHVGKSFHDAIEQSKDYLHRYVFSRLYAKRRTLDELYKSGLLLLGGPEDIANQIEYIYKLARPTRLMFLIDYGMKPLEMVEENMVLLKEKVSKALESKGITLEFSD; via the coding sequence ATGAAAATAAAACCTGAACTCTTTTGGGTAGTAGATTATTATCCAGAAAGCGGTTTATCAAAGGGGGAATATTACGAGCAAGTAGTAAAGGAGATAGAATTTGCTGAGAAGTTAGGTTTCCAAAGTGTTTGGATAGCTGAACATCACTTCTCAAATTATGGAATCGTACCCTCAACACCAGTCTTTCTCTCTCATGTTGCTACAAGAACTAGTAAAATTAGAATAGGACCGGCTGTATCTACGATAGTTTTCAAAAACCCAATTCAAGTTGCTGAGGAGTATTCATTGTTGGACGTTATATCGAAGGGAAGAGTTAATCTAGCTATGGGTAGTGGGTACTTAAAGCATGAATTTCAGGGTTTTGGCATTAACCCTGAATTTAAGAGGGAGATATTTGATGAGGGATTAGAGATAATCTTAAGAGCGATGAGAGGAGAGACTGTAACTTTTCACGGAAAGTATTTCAATTTTGAAAACTTAAGTATAAACATCTTACCACTACAAAAGCCCCATCCTCCTATATGGATAGCTGTTCTAAGAGCTGAAGCTGCATATCATGTTGGCAAGAAAGGATTTAATTTAATGATGATACCTTATGCTACTGTCGATAAGCTTGATGACATAAGTCAAGTTGTGAACTCGTTTAGAGAGGGATTGAAAAGTTCTGGATTAGAAGAAAAGGAGTTATCGTTATCATTTCATACCCACGTAGGAAAGTCTTTTCACGATGCAATAGAACAATCTAAAGACTACTTACATAGATACGTATTTTCAAGATTATATGCTAAGAGGAGGACTTTAGATGAGTTATATAAAAGCGGTCTTTTATTGTTAGGTGGACCAGAGGATATAGCTAACCAGATAGAGTATATCTATAAATTAGCTAGACCAACAAGGCTAATGTTCTTAATAGACTACGGTATGAAGCCCTTAGAGATGGTTGAGGAGAATATGGTACTACTTAAGGAAAAGGTTAGCAAGGCATTAGAAAGTAAAGGTATTACACTCGAATTTAGCGATTAA
- a CDS encoding homogentisate 1,2-dioxygenase: MVFYVKQGELPKKRHTLFMKDGKIIREEVFGTETFFGRYSLLYHLNPPTRVIKLGEWKSFSIKEWEESGYRHHKLSTSKLGNSSDPFIDRKPLLYNDELVLSYAKLESNSPYFYRNADFDEVYYLHTGEAKFESVFGELEIKEGDYLLIPRGTTYTFEIRKPSEFFIIEGKKIEVPKRYRNEYGQLMEGSFYYYRDIRTPTLRTFDEKGEYRVVIRSEKGFQVVFVDYHPFDVVGWDGYLFPFAISVYDLEPITGKIHQPPIVYTTFTGENFAICTFVPRLFDYHPEAVPISYYHENIDADEVIFYSSGQFMSRRGITKGDITVHRGGHAHGPQPGALESSLEKRGKLNDEVAILVETQKRLKLSIYAKEIDDPNYPLSWV, from the coding sequence ATGGTATTTTACGTAAAGCAGGGAGAATTGCCTAAGAAAAGACACACACTGTTTATGAAAGATGGGAAAATTATTAGAGAAGAAGTCTTTGGTACTGAAACCTTTTTCGGTAGGTACTCATTACTTTATCACTTAAACCCTCCAACTAGGGTGATAAAGCTAGGAGAGTGGAAAAGCTTTAGCATTAAAGAATGGGAAGAATCCGGTTATAGACATCACAAGCTTAGTACGTCAAAACTAGGTAACTCCTCTGATCCATTTATTGATAGGAAGCCTCTCCTATACAATGATGAGTTAGTACTATCCTACGCTAAGCTAGAAAGTAATTCACCTTATTTTTACAGAAATGCAGACTTTGACGAAGTATATTATCTCCACACTGGAGAGGCGAAGTTTGAGAGCGTATTTGGAGAATTAGAGATAAAAGAAGGGGACTATTTATTGATTCCAAGGGGGACAACTTATACTTTCGAGATAAGAAAGCCTTCAGAGTTTTTCATAATAGAGGGAAAGAAGATAGAGGTACCTAAGAGATATAGGAATGAGTATGGTCAACTCATGGAGGGTTCTTTCTATTATTACAGAGATATCAGAACTCCTACACTTAGAACATTTGATGAAAAGGGGGAATATAGAGTTGTGATAAGGAGTGAGAAGGGGTTCCAAGTAGTCTTTGTAGATTATCACCCATTTGACGTAGTGGGATGGGATGGCTATCTATTTCCATTTGCTATTAGCGTATATGACTTAGAACCAATAACTGGGAAAATTCATCAACCTCCAATAGTTTATACTACTTTTACTGGTGAGAACTTTGCAATATGTACCTTCGTGCCTAGGCTTTTCGATTATCATCCGGAGGCTGTTCCAATCTCATATTATCATGAGAACATTGATGCTGATGAAGTGATCTTTTACTCTTCTGGGCAGTTCATGAGTAGGAGGGGAATAACCAAGGGAGATATAACTGTTCATAGGGGAGGTCATGCTCATGGACCTCAGCCCGGAGCCTTAGAGAGCAGTTTAGAGAAGAGAGGTAAACTAAATGATGAAGTAGCAATACTAGTTGAAACCCAAAAAAGGCTAAAGTTAAGTATTTACGCTAAGGAGATTGATGATCCAAATTATCCATTGTCTTGGGTTTAA